One window of Microcoleus vaginatus PCC 9802 genomic DNA carries:
- a CDS encoding DUF2281 domain-containing protein: MNFEQAVLDNLRQLPREKQQEVLDFAQFLVQKAEQKKQLPSESSESNSSSITEPTLKLSQARNC; this comes from the coding sequence ATTAATTTTGAGCAAGCAGTGTTAGATAATCTGCGACAGTTGCCAAGGGAGAAACAACAAGAAGTGCTCGACTTTGCACAATTCCTCGTGCAAAAAGCGGAACAGAAAAAGCAGTTACCCAGCGAAAGTTCTGAGTCTAACAGTTCGTCAATAACCGAACCTACTCTCAAGCTATCACAAGCGAGAAATTGCTAG
- a CDS encoding iron-containing alcohol dehydrogenase family protein, whose amino-acid sequence MTQTQSTKTATAPAIYSLTIAPACVLRGRSAIAQAGDAIARFGKRPLIVGGSNSLAAAQPYLQPILEQQQLKSAETSYGKDCSETSLETLRAAAQTHQADFIIGVGGGKALDAAKLVAHQCKIPIVTIPTSAATCAAWTALSNIYSEQGAFQYDVTLARCPDLLILDYGLIQTAPQRTLVAGIGDAIAKWYEASVSSGHSEQTLIISAVQQARILRDILFQKSASALKEPGSETWQEVTDAAVLLAGVIGGIGGAQCRTVAAHAVHNGLTHLLASHGTLHGEKVAYGILVQLRLEEMLQNNQLAASARQQLLKFYAEIGLPQTLENLGLGDITITELQRAADIACNPNSDIHRLPFKVVPQQLMAAMVSTTAPVGELKIKN is encoded by the coding sequence ATGACTCAAACCCAAAGCACTAAGACCGCCACCGCACCAGCAATTTATTCCTTGACAATTGCTCCCGCCTGTGTATTGCGAGGTCGATCGGCCATCGCACAAGCCGGAGATGCGATCGCCCGTTTCGGAAAGCGGCCGCTAATCGTCGGCGGCAGCAACTCCCTCGCCGCCGCCCAACCCTACCTGCAACCAATCCTCGAACAGCAGCAGTTAAAATCCGCCGAAACATCATACGGCAAGGATTGCAGCGAAACCAGCCTCGAAACCCTGCGCGCTGCAGCCCAAACCCATCAAGCCGACTTCATCATCGGTGTCGGCGGCGGCAAAGCCTTAGACGCAGCCAAACTCGTCGCCCATCAGTGCAAAATCCCGATCGTCACCATACCCACATCAGCAGCCACCTGTGCCGCTTGGACAGCCCTATCTAACATTTATTCAGAACAAGGTGCATTCCAATACGATGTCACATTAGCCAGATGTCCCGACTTATTAATACTAGACTACGGCTTAATTCAAACCGCACCGCAGCGGACATTAGTAGCAGGAATTGGAGATGCGATCGCGAAATGGTACGAAGCATCAGTCAGCAGCGGACACTCCGAACAAACCCTGATTATTTCGGCCGTTCAACAAGCTAGAATACTGCGCGATATTTTATTCCAAAAATCAGCCTCCGCCCTCAAAGAACCCGGTAGCGAAACCTGGCAAGAAGTCACAGATGCCGCCGTATTGCTAGCAGGAGTAATCGGCGGAATTGGCGGTGCCCAATGTCGCACCGTCGCAGCCCACGCCGTCCACAACGGCCTAACTCATCTATTAGCAAGTCACGGCACATTGCACGGCGAAAAAGTCGCCTACGGCATTTTAGTACAACTGCGACTAGAAGAAATGCTGCAAAACAATCAACTCGCCGCTAGCGCCAGACAGCAACTGCTAAAATTCTACGCCGAGATTGGATTACCGCAAACTTTAGAAAACCTCGGACTCGGAGACATTACCATCACAGAATTGCAGCGCGCCGCCGACATAGCCTGCAATCCCAATTCCGACATCCACAGACTGCCTTTTAAAGTCGTTCCCCAACAATTAATGGCAGCGATGGTTTCTACCACCGCACCTGTGGGAGAATTAAAGATTAAGAATTAA
- a CDS encoding aspartate aminotransferase produces MTLDWISPADRLQKLPPYVFARLDELKARAREQGLDLIDLGMGNPDGATPQPVVEAAVAAIQNTANHGYPPFEGTASFRRTITKWYSRRYNVELDPESEALPLLGSKEGLAHFAIAYINPGDLILVPSPAYPVLFRGPIIAGAKVHNIILKPENDWVIDLADIPDSVAEQAKILYFNYPSNPTGATAPREFYKDIVAFAHKHQILLVHDLCYAELAFDGYQPTSLLEIPGGKEIGVEFHTMSKTYNMAGWRVGFVVGNSKIIQGLRTLKTNLDYGIFSALQTAAETALQLPDSYLDEVQNRYRTRRDFMVEGLAELGWNIPKPLAAMYLWVPCTRGMSSTDFALNVLQQTGVVVTPGNAFGPGGEGYVRISLIADCDRLGEALRRLKQANIRYQ; encoded by the coding sequence ATGACCTTGGATTGGATTAGCCCTGCTGACAGGTTGCAAAAACTACCGCCCTACGTATTTGCCCGTCTCGACGAACTCAAAGCCCGCGCCCGCGAACAAGGACTCGATTTAATAGACTTAGGAATGGGAAACCCCGACGGTGCCACTCCTCAACCAGTAGTAGAAGCCGCCGTCGCAGCCATCCAAAATACTGCCAATCACGGCTATCCACCCTTTGAAGGAACTGCCAGTTTTCGCCGTACTATTACTAAATGGTACAGCCGCCGCTACAACGTTGAACTCGATCCAGAAAGCGAAGCATTGCCTCTGTTGGGTTCTAAAGAAGGTTTAGCACATTTTGCGATCGCCTATATCAATCCAGGGGACTTAATATTAGTACCCAGTCCTGCTTATCCCGTATTATTTCGCGGCCCAATCATTGCCGGTGCAAAAGTTCACAACATCATCCTCAAACCAGAAAATGACTGGGTAATTGACTTAGCCGACATTCCCGACAGCGTAGCCGAACAAGCCAAAATACTCTACTTTAATTATCCCAGTAATCCGACTGGAGCAACTGCACCCCGCGAATTTTACAAAGATATTGTGGCTTTCGCACACAAACATCAAATCTTGCTGGTTCACGATTTGTGTTATGCGGAATTAGCCTTTGACGGCTATCAACCGACAAGTTTATTAGAAATTCCCGGCGGTAAAGAAATCGGCGTCGAATTTCACACCATGTCCAAAACCTACAATATGGCCGGCTGGCGCGTCGGTTTTGTAGTAGGAAATAGCAAAATTATTCAAGGTTTGCGGACATTAAAAACTAACCTAGATTACGGTATATTTTCCGCATTGCAAACAGCAGCAGAAACAGCACTGCAATTGCCCGATAGTTACTTGGACGAAGTGCAGAATCGTTACAGGACTCGCCGGGATTTTATGGTTGAAGGATTGGCAGAGTTAGGGTGGAATATTCCCAAACCTCTGGCTGCAATGTATCTTTGGGTTCCCTGCACTCGCGGCATGAGTTCGACTGATTTTGCCCTGAATGTTTTGCAGCAAACCGGTGTGGTGGTGACTCCTGGGAATGCTTTTGGGCCGGGCGGCGAAGGATATGTGAGAATTAGTTTGATTGCAGATTGCGATCGACTGGGAGAAGCCCTGCGGCGTTTGAAACAAGCAAACATTCGCTATCAATAG
- a CDS encoding diaminopimelate epimerase, with protein MPIEFAKYHGLGNDFILIDNRHSSEPVITPEQAVDLCDRHFGIGADGVIFALPGQNDTDYTMRIFNSDGSEPEMCGNGIRCLAKFIADLEGSEAKTQYRLHTLAGVITPELRSDGQVKVDMGVPRLLAAEIPTTLAAADAKAIDVPIEVADKSWSVTCVSMGNPHCITFVDDVSAVALETVGPQFEHNKAFPQRTNTEFIEVVRSDYVKMRVWERGAGVTLACGTGACAAVVAGVLVGKCDRATAVELPGGVLEIEWAEVSGRIYMTGPAQRVFTGCISD; from the coding sequence ATGCCGATCGAGTTTGCGAAGTATCACGGACTGGGAAATGATTTTATTCTGATTGACAACCGCCACTCGTCAGAACCGGTGATCACGCCAGAACAAGCTGTGGATTTGTGCGATCGACATTTCGGGATTGGCGCAGACGGTGTGATATTTGCTCTTCCGGGTCAAAACGACACTGATTATACGATGCGGATTTTTAACTCCGACGGTTCGGAACCGGAAATGTGCGGCAACGGGATTCGCTGTTTGGCTAAGTTTATCGCCGATTTGGAAGGGTCAGAGGCGAAAACTCAGTACCGCCTCCACACTCTGGCTGGTGTGATTACCCCGGAATTGCGATCGGACGGTCAGGTGAAGGTGGATATGGGAGTGCCCCGGCTGCTGGCTGCGGAAATTCCGACAACTCTGGCTGCAGCGGATGCCAAAGCTATAGATGTGCCGATCGAAGTTGCTGATAAATCTTGGTCTGTTACCTGTGTCAGCATGGGTAATCCTCACTGCATTACTTTTGTAGACGATGTTTCGGCTGTTGCTTTAGAAACTGTGGGGCCTCAATTCGAGCACAACAAAGCATTCCCGCAGCGTACCAATACGGAATTTATTGAAGTGGTACGTTCAGACTATGTAAAAATGCGGGTGTGGGAAAGAGGCGCGGGTGTTACTCTAGCTTGTGGGACTGGTGCTTGTGCTGCTGTGGTAGCTGGGGTGTTGGTAGGGAAGTGCGATCGGGCAACTGCAGTTGAGCTCCCCGGTGGCGTTTTGGAAATCGAATGGGCAGAAGTTTCTGGGCGGATTTACATGACCGGGCCGGCACAGCGAGTATTTACTGGTTGTATTAGTGATTAG
- a CDS encoding RNA-binding protein hfq: MSEFETGLPSVRLIQSYIKDKQQVEIKLLTGDSLAGRIFWQDHSCICLVDASETQILISRPAIAYLKPNG; the protein is encoded by the coding sequence ATGTCTGAATTTGAAACCGGATTGCCCAGCGTTCGCTTAATACAAAGCTACATCAAAGACAAACAACAGGTGGAGATCAAACTCCTGACCGGCGACTCACTAGCGGGTAGAATTTTTTGGCAGGATCATAGCTGCATTTGCCTCGTCGATGCCTCAGAAACACAAATTCTGATCTCGCGGCCAGCAATTGCTTATCTCAAACCCAACGGCTGA
- a CDS encoding sodium:calcium exchanger: MQEDFRLIVDLVVVLAAAAAGGLFASLLRQPVILGYLLGGIVIGPAGLGLIKKLIQVDTLAEFGVAFLLFALGVEFSFAELQKVKTISLGGGGLQIVLTIAITTAISLAVGWVESPAQGVFLGAILSLSSTAVVLKCLMERNEGGTSHGQVMLGILVVQDLALGLMLAVLPALNQPAEAIGMTVAWALLRIGLFAVGAVVAGIWLVPQLLRYLAKTESRELFLLGVVVLALGIALLTEYLGFSIEMGAFVAGLMISEVEYADQTLTYVEPLRDIFASLFFVTIGMLIDPVFLWNHLELILGLVFLVFVGKFLIIAPIVRLFGYPLKTALITGLGLAQIGEFSFVLASSGQVMGLVSRDVYLLILGTTAVTLVLTPFVLRSVPQLLKWAENFGPLQRYFDETSQPVAIAENLPELNYVVVCGYGRVGRILVKMLQSRNCSVVVIDESESRIQECRMQGIPYIYGNAASLHVLEAARVERAKAMAIALPDPMSTRLCLKRALELVPDLDIVVRANQDKDIELLYQLGAWEVVQPEFEASLELSAHLLASIGISAMAIGREVQQIRSSRYLELRPPREPLAISRDLKVAVRDMNSEWYSLPSGSPIASMTLEETNLRQLTGVSVMAIVRENGEEIDYPNGKTALQSGDRLFVVGEPEELISFELLAKGEVAVPQGDSSCQWLRLPANSPWAGKKLSEVDLLSQYGVQVRAIRREGKFTRWPDGTTNLQEGDRLLLCGGFYELGLMQRTASPPVPQPALKLPFVTAQVSEKLFSD, encoded by the coding sequence GTGCAAGAAGACTTCCGACTGATCGTTGACTTAGTTGTAGTTCTCGCTGCTGCCGCAGCAGGAGGACTCTTTGCATCGCTGTTGCGACAGCCGGTAATTCTCGGCTACCTGCTGGGAGGGATCGTAATTGGGCCGGCAGGTTTGGGGCTGATTAAAAAATTAATTCAGGTAGACACCCTGGCTGAATTCGGGGTTGCCTTTCTGTTGTTTGCCTTGGGAGTGGAATTCTCTTTCGCCGAACTCCAAAAAGTTAAAACCATTAGTTTGGGCGGGGGGGGCTTGCAAATTGTGCTGACGATCGCCATTACTACTGCAATTTCCTTGGCTGTAGGCTGGGTAGAATCGCCTGCTCAAGGCGTGTTTTTAGGAGCGATTCTGTCGCTTTCCTCGACCGCAGTCGTCCTGAAATGCTTGATGGAGCGCAATGAAGGCGGTACTTCCCACGGTCAAGTCATGCTGGGAATATTAGTAGTTCAAGATTTGGCTTTGGGGCTAATGCTAGCGGTTTTGCCGGCACTCAACCAGCCCGCAGAAGCGATCGGCATGACGGTAGCGTGGGCCCTGCTGCGGATCGGGTTATTTGCTGTCGGTGCTGTAGTCGCGGGCATTTGGCTCGTACCGCAGTTGCTGCGCTACCTGGCGAAAACAGAAAGTCGCGAACTGTTTTTGCTGGGAGTTGTAGTTTTGGCTTTAGGGATTGCGCTGCTGACAGAATATTTGGGTTTTTCGATCGAGATGGGCGCATTTGTGGCGGGTTTAATGATTTCGGAGGTGGAATATGCCGACCAAACTCTAACTTACGTCGAGCCTTTGCGAGATATTTTTGCATCCTTATTTTTTGTCACCATCGGAATGTTAATCGACCCGGTGTTTCTGTGGAACCATCTAGAATTAATTCTGGGACTGGTATTTCTAGTATTTGTCGGCAAATTCTTGATCATCGCGCCGATCGTCCGACTATTTGGCTATCCGTTAAAAACAGCATTAATCACAGGTTTGGGCTTAGCTCAAATAGGAGAATTCTCCTTTGTACTCGCTAGTTCCGGTCAAGTTATGGGGCTGGTTTCGCGGGACGTTTACCTGTTAATTTTAGGAACGACAGCAGTCACCCTGGTGCTGACTCCGTTTGTATTGAGAAGCGTGCCACAGTTATTGAAATGGGCGGAAAATTTCGGGCCTTTGCAGCGCTATTTTGACGAAACATCTCAACCTGTGGCAATAGCTGAAAATTTGCCGGAACTAAATTATGTTGTGGTTTGTGGCTACGGGCGAGTCGGCAGAATTTTAGTCAAAATGCTGCAAAGCCGCAACTGTTCAGTTGTGGTGATCGACGAGTCAGAAAGTAGAATTCAAGAGTGCAGAATGCAGGGAATTCCTTACATTTACGGGAATGCTGCTAGCTTGCACGTATTGGAAGCCGCCCGGGTGGAACGGGCAAAAGCAATGGCGATCGCCCTTCCCGATCCCATGAGCACTCGCTTGTGTCTGAAGCGGGCTTTAGAATTAGTCCCGGATTTGGATATTGTGGTGCGGGCCAACCAAGATAAAGACATCGAACTGCTTTACCAACTGGGGGCCTGGGAAGTCGTGCAGCCGGAGTTTGAGGCGAGTTTAGAACTCTCGGCCCACTTGTTGGCTAGTATTGGGATCTCGGCAATGGCGATCGGGCGGGAAGTGCAGCAAATTCGCAGCAGCCGCTATCTGGAATTGCGGCCACCGCGCGAACCTTTGGCGATTTCGCGGGATTTGAAAGTGGCGGTTCGAGATATGAACAGCGAGTGGTACAGCTTGCCGTCGGGTTCTCCCATCGCCAGCATGACTCTGGAAGAAACTAACTTGCGACAGTTGACAGGGGTCAGCGTGATGGCGATCGTCCGCGAGAATGGCGAGGAAATTGATTATCCTAACGGGAAGACAGCTTTGCAGTCGGGCGATCGACTTTTTGTAGTGGGAGAACCGGAAGAACTCATCAGTTTTGAGTTGCTGGCGAAGGGGGAAGTTGCAGTGCCGCAGGGCGACAGTTCTTGCCAGTGGCTGAGGTTGCCAGCAAACAGCCCTTGGGCGGGCAAAAAACTGTCAGAGGTAGATTTGCTTAGCCAGTACGGGGTGCAGGTGCGGGCGATCCGCCGGGAAGGAAAATTTACTCGCTGGCCGGACGGAACTACAAATTTGCAAGAAGGCGATCGTTTGCTGCTGTGTGGCGGCTTTTACGAACTCGGCTTGATGCAGCGGACGGCCTCACCGCCGGTGCCACAACCTGCTTTAAAGCTGCCTTTTGTCACGGCCCAAGTCAGCGAAAAGCTGTTTAGCGATTAG
- a CDS encoding acyltransferase yields MRIYPIYWIITLTVLCFFLGIPEFANNTDLSLGRLIVSLLLLPQNDKPILDVGWTLIYELYFYFLFSIAIWFKPKHSVPILSTWLFVTILHFSKIVKFPGSFFLLNLVFGNMNLEFVLGCLAAYIVIKYNHKIGKYRWILFGIANLGYIILGMLLAWGNIEFERVTTFAVVAALLIIAATSIDPKDSPKIPQISTYLGDASYSIFLTHGPLISATTKLLPKANLGKYFDSFFAPALVALITVIAGCIFYSLVEKPLTVYLRKNIVEKMSLPKVQAS; encoded by the coding sequence GTGAGAATTTATCCGATCTACTGGATAATTACTCTGACAGTTTTGTGTTTCTTTTTAGGAATTCCCGAATTTGCGAACAATACAGATTTAAGTTTGGGGCGCTTAATTGTATCGCTGCTGTTGCTACCTCAAAATGACAAGCCGATTCTGGATGTAGGCTGGACTTTAATTTACGAATTATATTTTTACTTCCTGTTCAGTATAGCTATCTGGTTCAAACCAAAACATTCTGTACCGATACTTTCGACTTGGCTATTTGTCACGATTCTACATTTTTCTAAAATTGTAAAATTTCCAGGCTCTTTTTTCTTGCTGAATCTAGTATTTGGGAATATGAATCTAGAATTTGTTTTGGGCTGCTTGGCTGCGTATATTGTGATTAAATATAACCATAAAATCGGCAAGTACAGGTGGATATTGTTTGGGATAGCAAATTTAGGATATATTATTTTAGGAATGCTCCTCGCATGGGGAAACATAGAGTTTGAGCGCGTCACTACTTTTGCCGTGGTAGCAGCTCTGTTAATCATTGCTGCTACTTCGATAGACCCCAAAGATTCTCCGAAAATACCTCAGATTTCCACGTATTTAGGAGATGCCTCGTACTCGATATTTTTAACTCACGGCCCGCTGATTTCAGCAACCACCAAATTGCTGCCAAAGGCAAATCTAGGAAAATATTTCGATAGCTTTTTTGCACCCGCATTGGTAGCACTGATAACTGTAATCGCTGGCTGCATCTTTTACTCTTTAGTTGAAAAACCGCTGACAGTTTACCTGCGGAAAAATATAGTTGAAAAAATGAGTCTTCCGAAGGTACAAGCAAGCTAA
- a CDS encoding formylglycine-generating enzyme family protein, with translation MPSDRDRPREYDAVKGGQNSIPVGAAVQGGIAGVKTRLPLPSVEARIAALSEALKYGDAGLDLILGALQDESVQVKLAVYSLLKDRNEEKIKQHLQNYFFDFDVITVNSNGRESSRSKSFAFYFPEDLGNGIVLEMVYIPGGTLMVDWPVTEVDRYRDYGEGGKPQVTIPAFYASKYPITQAQWEAVMGKTTNQSSFTGEKRPVENVSWLQAIRFCRRLSQKTSKKYRLLSKAEWEYACRAGTTAPFDSDFFMQIIKEVNREGNHLDLDAPQGLHRQIKDVGSFPPNAFGLYDMHGKVAEWCGNSGLNDTDEGPESTGGIISLLTRMGLDSIGHTDPKWFNRTLHLCHSPYQEGIGSSLIEGVRVAMSSYSSPS, from the coding sequence ATGCCAAGCGATCGCGATCGACCCAGAGAATACGATGCAGTCAAGGGGGGGCAAAATTCAATTCCTGTCGGTGCGGCGGTACAGGGAGGAATTGCCGGGGTTAAAACCCGATTGCCCTTGCCCTCTGTCGAAGCTAGAATCGCCGCACTATCCGAAGCGCTCAAATATGGAGATGCAGGATTAGATTTGATACTGGGAGCATTGCAGGATGAGTCAGTACAGGTTAAATTAGCTGTCTATTCACTACTGAAAGATAGAAATGAGGAGAAGATAAAACAACATTTACAAAACTATTTTTTTGATTTTGATGTCATCACTGTTAATTCTAATGGACGAGAAAGCAGCCGCAGCAAGTCGTTTGCTTTCTACTTCCCCGAAGACCTAGGAAATGGAATTGTGTTGGAAATGGTTTACATTCCCGGTGGCACATTGATGGTAGATTGGCCAGTAACAGAAGTTGATAGATATAGAGATTATGGGGAAGGTGGGAAGCCTCAAGTCACAATACCCGCTTTTTATGCAAGCAAATACCCCATCACCCAAGCACAGTGGGAAGCAGTTATGGGAAAGACAACCAACCAATCGAGTTTCACAGGCGAAAAACGTCCTGTTGAAAATGTATCGTGGTTGCAAGCCATCAGATTCTGTCGAAGACTCTCGCAAAAAACCAGTAAAAAATATCGTCTTCTGAGTAAAGCAGAATGGGAATATGCCTGCCGTGCCGGTACAACAGCCCCATTTGATAGTGATTTTTTTATGCAAATTATAAAAGAAGTTAACCGTGAAGGCAATCATCTGGATCTTGATGCACCGCAGGGTCTTCATCGCCAAATAAAGGATGTGGGGAGTTTTCCGCCTAATGCTTTTGGACTTTACGATATGCACGGCAAGGTTGCGGAATGGTGTGGCAATAGTGGCTTAAATGATACCGATGAAGGCCCCGAGTCGACAGGCGGTATTATCTCACTCTTAACCAGGATGGGGCTTGACTCTATCGGCCATACAGATCCCAAGTGGTTCAATCGCACCTTGCACCTGTGTCACAGCCCGTATCAAGAAGGCATCGGCTCTTCTTTGATAGAGGGTGTTCGCGTAGCAATGTCGTCGTATTCTTCCCCCTCCTAG
- a CDS encoding D-hexose-6-phosphate mutarotase: protein MSIDQLNTDYGIAGNLTFATGNGGFPMIHIDNGQAKALISVYSGQVLSFQPATETTDLMFVSEKAYYAEGKAIKGGIPICWPWFGPDPEALGRPSHGFVRNRLWNVLETATTPDGATQVTLGLKDTDETRAIWPQAFELAIMITIGTSLTVELITRNLGDKAFPLTQAFHTYFQVGDINRVQVLGLENSQYLDKADGGVEKTQVGAVVVTGEVDRIYLDVTNELVIDDSALNRRIRIKSSGSKSVVVWNPWVTISANMADLDDADYQRLLCVETTNAATDIVEVPAHGEFRLQAIYSVERD, encoded by the coding sequence ATGAGTATTGACCAGTTAAACACAGACTACGGCATTGCCGGGAACCTCACCTTCGCCACGGGAAACGGTGGTTTCCCGATGATTCACATCGACAACGGTCAAGCCAAAGCCTTAATTTCTGTGTATTCCGGTCAAGTGCTCTCCTTTCAACCAGCCACCGAAACCACAGACTTGATGTTCGTCAGCGAAAAAGCTTACTACGCCGAAGGGAAAGCCATCAAAGGCGGTATACCCATCTGTTGGCCCTGGTTTGGCCCCGATCCCGAAGCCTTGGGGCGTCCGAGTCATGGGTTTGTGCGGAATCGCCTCTGGAATGTGCTAGAAACCGCCACAACCCCAGATGGCGCAACCCAAGTCACTCTAGGACTCAAGGATACCGATGAAACTAGAGCAATTTGGCCCCAAGCCTTTGAACTGGCGATCATGATTACGATCGGCACCAGCCTCACTGTAGAATTAATCACCCGCAATCTAGGCGACAAAGCATTTCCCCTCACCCAAGCTTTCCACACCTATTTCCAAGTCGGCGATATCAACCGCGTGCAGGTTTTAGGTTTAGAAAATAGCCAGTATCTTGATAAAGCGGATGGTGGTGTCGAAAAAACTCAAGTGGGTGCAGTGGTAGTAACAGGTGAAGTCGATCGCATTTATCTCGATGTCACCAATGAATTAGTCATTGACGATAGCGCCCTCAATCGTCGGATTCGCATTAAATCATCGGGTAGTAAATCCGTCGTAGTGTGGAATCCGTGGGTGACAATTTCTGCAAATATGGCCGACCTTGATGATGCAGATTATCAGCGTTTACTCTGCGTAGAAACGACCAATGCAGCTACAGATATTGTGGAAGTTCCCGCTCATGGTGAGTTCCGCTTGCAGGCAATTTACAGCGTTGAACGCGACTAA
- a CDS encoding phosphomannomutase/phosphoglucomutase → MQIFNWTKLQNGSDIRGIALEGVPNEKVNLTPEIATILGKSFVSWLVQKVNKPAAELTIAIGRDSRLSGPTLMQAVMEGIASVGATVYDFEMASTPAMFMSTITPGFDCDGAIMLTASHLPFNRNGLKFFTAKGGLQKQDITDILTLAQSNYFQPASSPGKITKHDFISVYANQFVKKIRESVNHPDNFDEPLTGLKIVVDAGNGAGGFYVDKVLKPLGADTTGSQFLEPDGTFPNHVPNPEDKQAMQSVCQAVIEHQADFGIIFDTDVDRSAAVDQVGKELNRNRLIALISAIVLKEHPGSTIVTDSITSDGLTQFIEQDLKGIHHRFKRGYKNVIDESIRLTEAGHESWLAIETSGHGALKENYFLDDGAYLVSKLLIELAKSKLANQSLPDLIANLKEPEESAEFRIKLGVDDFKAQGDRVIEQLQEFVSTQADWKIVPNNYEGLRISCTSASESGWFLLRLSLHDPVMPLNVESNVKGGVAHIVARLLTFFQTTESLDLSALLS, encoded by the coding sequence ATGCAAATCTTCAACTGGACAAAACTTCAAAATGGATCAGACATTCGCGGTATCGCCCTCGAAGGCGTTCCCAATGAAAAAGTCAACCTAACGCCCGAAATTGCGACAATCTTAGGTAAATCCTTTGTCAGTTGGCTGGTGCAAAAAGTCAATAAACCAGCGGCCGAATTAACGATCGCGATCGGGCGTGACAGTCGCCTATCAGGGCCAACCTTAATGCAAGCAGTCATGGAGGGAATCGCCTCAGTTGGTGCAACCGTGTACGACTTTGAAATGGCCTCAACCCCCGCCATGTTTATGAGTACCATTACCCCTGGTTTTGATTGCGACGGCGCGATTATGCTCACTGCTAGCCATTTGCCATTTAATCGAAATGGCTTAAAGTTTTTCACTGCCAAAGGTGGGTTACAAAAGCAGGATATTACAGATATCTTAACACTAGCCCAAAGCAATTACTTTCAGCCAGCCTCATCGCCCGGTAAGATTACAAAGCATGATTTTATCTCAGTTTATGCTAACCAATTTGTCAAAAAAATTAGGGAATCAGTCAATCATCCCGATAATTTTGATGAACCACTAACAGGACTAAAAATTGTTGTAGATGCAGGAAATGGTGCTGGCGGCTTTTATGTTGATAAAGTCTTAAAACCTTTAGGTGCAGACACTACGGGCAGTCAGTTTTTAGAACCCGATGGTACTTTCCCCAATCATGTGCCAAATCCTGAAGATAAACAGGCAATGCAGTCAGTTTGTCAAGCGGTAATTGAACATCAAGCTGATTTTGGGATTATTTTTGATACCGATGTCGATCGCAGTGCGGCCGTCGATCAAGTTGGCAAGGAACTCAATCGCAATCGCTTAATTGCCTTGATTTCTGCGATCGTATTAAAAGAACACCCAGGCTCTACCATTGTTACCGATTCTATCACCTCCGATGGCTTAACGCAATTCATCGAACAAGATTTAAAAGGGATTCACCATCGCTTTAAACGCGGCTACAAAAATGTGATTGACGAGTCGATTCGCCTCACTGAAGCCGGACACGAATCATGGCTGGCGATTGAAACATCGGGACATGGAGCTTTGAAAGAAAATTACTTTCTGGATGATGGCGCTTATTTGGTCAGCAAATTATTGATTGAATTGGCTAAATCCAAGTTAGCAAATCAATCTTTGCCCGATTTAATTGCCAATTTAAAAGAGCCAGAAGAAAGTGCAGAATTTCGGATTAAACTTGGTGTGGATGATTTCAAGGCTCAGGGCGATCGCGTTATTGAGCAACTGCAAGAATTTGTCTCAACGCAAGCAGACTGGAAAATAGTTCCCAATAACTACGAAGGTTTGCGAATTTCCTGCACGTCAGCTAGCGAATCCGGCTGGTTTCTGTTACGATTATCACTCCACGATCCGGTGATGCCTTTGAATGTTGAGTCTAATGTTAAGGGTGGTGTCGCTCACATAGTAGCTCGGCTTTTAACTTTTTTCCAAACAACAGAATCCCTTGATTTGTCGGCACTATTGAGCTAA